One genomic segment of Hordeum vulgare subsp. vulgare chromosome 2H, MorexV3_pseudomolecules_assembly, whole genome shotgun sequence includes these proteins:
- the LOC123427494 gene encoding DNA-binding protein MNB1B-like — MRSKANGDAAFKASGKSKTATGGVTKPKRAPTPFFVFLAEFRPQYMEKHPEAKGVAAVTKAAGEKWRSMSDEEKAKYGGKKADAPASKAVKKKESTTSKKAKTDADEEEEGSDKSKSDVEDDAEDDEE; from the exons ATGAGGTCCAAGGCCAACGGCGACGCCGC GTTCAAGGCCTCCGGCAAGAGCAAGACGGCCACCGGCGGCGTCACCAAGCCGAAGCGCGCCCCGACCCCCTTCTTCGTCTTCCT GGCTGAGTTCAGGCCGCAGTACATGGAGAAGCACCCCGAGGCAAAGGGCGTCGCTGCC gTTACCAAGGCGGCCGGGGAGAAGTGGCGCAGCATGTCGGATGAG GAGAAGGCAAAGTATGGTGGGAAGAAGGCAGATGCACCAGCGAGCAAGGCTGTGAAGAAGAAG GAGAGCACCACCTCCAAGAAGGCCAAGACCGATGctgatgaggaggaagaaggttcTGACAAGTCCAAGTCTGACGTTGAGGATGATGCTGAG GACGACGAGGAGTAA